ttacaaaacctgccattactgtgcatttaggtgaccgtgatgagagagacagacagagtctggctggctcagctgctggcagttctcgctgcagtctaccggtagcgtctcctttcaggccaggatgaatgtcaccgagcagtgactaagtttgtggtcaaaggcttgcacccatttgtcacagcagatgcccccgattttcggtaagtgaaggtgtttaattgtaggtagggacattactggatattcttgtgtaattgctacagaataatttatgttatagtacagaagaatatttattttattattttacatttacattttttttttcctggggaccctgtgacaccccattgaaggcTGGTTCTCTTGAGATcgcactgttgggtttgtaaggccatgttactcctaaatttctatcttgctcaaagagaagataaaaacaaagttctaagctaatcgacctgagtgttctcctttttcaaaagaatcgataagagaatccaTAAAGAATcaaatcgttaaacagaatcgaaaatggaatcggaatcgttaaaatattatcaatacccatccctaaagCCTCACTCACctgcagtgttgggtaagttactttaaattagtaacttagttacattactagttacttctctaaaaaagtaactcagttacttcaagttactcgttactttcaaagtaactagttactagggaaagtaactttggttttactcagaattctcttgttaatgtgttgcttccgtaactggatacccagcaagattgtcagtcttctagcttgcttacttgccacaagtgcactgtgccacctaccaatagaaaggaaaaaataatgtgcacatttccacgagagaaatcccatgcctggaccgtcgttgatcgccgcatgattctagcctgctttttacatccaacacaaaaactgcagtcgtggtgcttttgattgtactcagaacttggaaattctgccttctgaataggaagatgtaggtaacaccagactgcagatgagctgcatacagagctggactgggacaaaaaaatcgtcccgggcattatgactagagaccggcccaccgttataggaaaaatcataaagcctttgaatgaaaataaacactgttgtgacagtgatgtacactgttctgatggtatatatgtatcaatctatcaatcgtttgttgtaagactcagataattattttttttaaaagcgagacattttaaatgagaataataaagaaaagtatttccttgtccccccctttccctgttaatgccctacctggccccctggcaacactttgctagatccgcccctgcacagttaccagctgtcagctacttagaaaaggatcctggtgttatttgtctctcagaaacagctcataacttcccttcaactcattcatgtcacctaaaaggtaaacctgtttctacatcacctgttcagctctgatgattcagtaaggacatctcctggtttcatctgcatgtttccctctcaccagataaccaaaccgatatcatgaccagcagctttacagctgtggctccagcaaacatcagctgatactagaaattaatattaaataaattctaacaacagctgatcaagcttaaacgtgctgctcttgtttaacgcgacatccgctggtttcctctttctggcgcaaagtgagcgataaacaaacaagagagaaaagccgatcagctgatcattgatcagtttcgtgattgaagtagaaacgggagagaatgagagaagaagaggcagctgtgcagctccagctttgtgtctttttcattgtagctgaagtccgggacaaactgtgttccttttcacctcagtacgaaacgcataatgttttctctgaatacgagacgattctgttttttaggggacggttggcaactctaataattaaccgtatgaacaaaataaagttcaacatcagtaatatagcacccacccagctgtatagaaactccgtcatgctagctagcacgcagtacaaaaatgtcagcataccgaaaataaactccacctaaacttggtttatatctgactccgataaactgcaggtcataacttcttacctgaagttcagttcacctgacacgcggaccgggggccgcttcgggtctctcctcttgcctcccttttccttcatccacctgctggcttccaccacttgctaatgttattgaatctgtggaagctccgcgatatccaccacacgaagtaacgagtaacgagcctatctaaatcccagtaacgagtaacgcgttcctggttttggcataataactagttaccgtgctcgttaccacaataataacgtagttactgtaacgcgttacttaataacgcgttagtcccaacactgctcacCTGCCACCTGTGGAGTAACCAGGGAAGTAAGGTGAAACCACATCCATTGTAACAATTACCGGAAAACGAGATCATTCTCCACCCAGTTCATAGACTTTTGCAGTGTTCTGCCCAGGAAATGCTCAGACTTCTACATTGGAgagtagggctgctcgattatggcaaaaatgataatcacgattattttcactgaaattgagatctcgattatttgatgatatttatttaacaataacaatgtattgaataatggctttaaagattgtcaaaaaattatataaaatagtgtgcaaatactgattacagtgcaaatgtttgcaatataaaaaataaatgaaaaatgtaaacatctatgtttagtgaacttcaaaatactgcacaatatttgatccacgtctgactccgcgaacccataatgtttccaccaatgttccctcaaatatttcacgtgtctgagcgaacacacaaactccctgagcgatcccttggaccactgtgagcgacagcagacgtgtgcactgtggtcacgccagcatctaatccatccaagttacacgatttattaaaataatcaaattacagcatttacatttatgttagactacttttaattaactgctttagcccacttacaatgaaaatgtaaaaaatcctgttcatgaccggtgtagtatgttaacactattggaagtaaaaataacttgaactccaattttgaaaacacaactttctttctttctttttcttcataaagctctgacttgtattatgagtctgtggtctgggagagagtcctgtaactctctgtctgcaaaatacaggatataatgaccaatgttgggcaattaattatatagttactacttcaaaaaagtaactcagtttggcaaacaacaaagttttttgcagctatttattttttttaatgcagccaaggcgtttttaaataaacatttcaaactatttacagaacaatcagctgttctgcatcaaatctgatgccacacaaattatttgtgccactccaaaaaataatttctgtccactatgagataaaggagaacaacagcctgatacctgcaggcctgacaacaggagatgtatcactcctgtaacacctgtaacattcagcagccgcctcattgttctgacacacacagcaaaactattgactacactacacactaactacacaagatttgcgctaaacgtctcaaatctctcacatctcagaacaccgccgtcactcctaaaacttccccctgtttcttaacaactagatgccacgttgccatatcattttttgattggtcgacacggtacttttttcgaccaataggaaagggtggggggttttttggttttgtttttgctcacaggcggagagtgctttcgagcgttttccttataaaacgccgtttttaccgtttcttcccgcagtaaatataaacaacgatagtattcaggaagaaaaccaaacactgcagatatttttatcataactctggttttacgtggcctatcaacacaatttaaaaactggtataaagtccacactttttccgtcaattgttccgtctgtcctgctcacatctccaatggttgtacacgttgtcattaatgtggcttcactgcacatcagccacgccgctttgctagctaaaacaccggtgtcggcacataaggacgctgtcatagcctgtcaacggcgttgattggctgcgtatatacgaatgtgaatcgcattattggctggactataggataaggtggcatcgttctaatcccatacaggagcagccagtcacttactgactaacactgcaaaacagaattgttaaagttttaattttaatttcaattcaggttaattttttttgtgcgcaacgcagattttctgtgcgcagagaccgtgccagcagtgcgcaattgcgcacgtgcgcagcttagagggaacattggtttccacaccactgaagtcgttttacctctcttttcaaccaacggcattctttcttcagcagccattatcctctcctctccaaataacttctgcttagctttccgagcttccctcgggtcctcttaattgttgtgacgcgtgttcgaaacgcagagaggtgcgctcgatttgccacacggagcagcgcgagagtaaagcacgagggaggtgctaataatcggctcagtcatttttaatgatcgttgaaaacccagatcgtaatcgagattaaaattcgattaattgagcagccctattGGAGAGGCTAGACAGCCACTTCATAATGCCATAACACATGGCACTAAATAGAAAAACCACCTCCACAGAACAAGACCGGTTTGAAAGAGGactgaaagaagccatctatgtccattGTGAATGACCATCCTTGAACAGAGGGGGTGCCAAATGACACCCAGATGTCCAgttgtgattttcttttgttggTAAAACCTTTGAAATGATTATTAAACCCATTTTCACACAGCAGTAATGGCAGAAACTGTTTCAGTAGTGGAAAAGCTAAATATCTCGTTCTACCGcttagaaaatgttaaaaatccaCACAGCAATGACCTGGTAGAAGCCCATGGGACTATTGTTATTTCACAAGTAGTGGTAttaacagtgttgggaaggttacttttaaaatgtattccactacagaatactgaatacatgccccaaaatgtattctgtaacgtattccgttacgttactcaatgagggtaacgtattctgaatactttggaatacttaatatattatcatgctgtttacaactacgtgaatgtactattgctgtgatttattactgttactgaaggtccgaaacgtagtaaagggacctctgactAATACCTCGGGTtagtgtcgggctggtagccgaaaactagctttactttgttgtctgggtcaactttgcttgtgggagacagagagaggcgttgaaaggctgctccaacgaaACTTATtgtttccggaggaaaacacgaacacagtgtacagttgagtcttaataacttacttacaaatgggctcctcaggcactcttcttggctgcagtggttattattatatttacatgcttccagctcccgtttttgctccgtgacagctcggactttttctttctctccctccctcgctcacagacacataacgtgtatggcagtccattctccctgcagcacggactacactgcccatcaggctacatgctttagagctatgcctgtagcattctgtctattagcttagcacaacaacaacaacaaaaaggcgctctctcacccaggaaacacgcaaagagagagcgcgtcaccctgtaaccatggcaaccgtaacgctgccgcctggaacaacagaacatagctgtcaaacaaacccaaacagtcctgacccgcgacaatatgaaacagggaagtaccgccgtgtaatccatttatttcaccaaagtaactgtattctgaataccacctttttaaacggtaactgtaacggaatacagttactcatattttgtattctgaatacgtaacggcggtacatgtattccgttactccccaacactgggtATTAATAGTGTTTTTGGAACCAGAAGAGACTAAATCAAAACACTGAGTGTGTGCCTTGATCTGGTGTCTTGAAATGTTAGAGTGTTTAACACAAAAATACTTGTGCTGCTTGCAGTAAAATCAAAAAGTGCCCAAAGAATTGGCAAGTTCTTTGCATTGAAATGTTAGCCCATAGGTGGAATGTATTTGTATCAATTCgtcagaagaaagaaaaagacgtGTTTGTGTAACATACATACATAGTTTTTGCATCTTGGGTAGGTGATTGTATTACTGACTCTTAAGattaaaagcttattttatttacttcagTGTCTTTGATTAAATTTGATTAGATTTGCCCGTGGGCTTGTAACAACACATACATTTACAAACATTTGCAAAAACTAGCTGACTTTTTATCCATTGCTAAAATCAAAacattcaaaatgtttttttgtttttttttgttttttggaacttGATCAGAATCAGAGTTTTTATGCAACCtatttatttactattaaaaaaagtattaaaaacaaacaaacaaacaaaaaaccctagAGAATACATTATTAACGGTTCTTGGACAGAGTCAGCGGTCAGGAATGTAAATACTGATGAATGAAGACTTGCtgagaactggagacctcagtctgaccttAAAACaacccacagagagagacagtggaggatacatcTACACCATCCACAAGGACAAAGACATCCTGAGACAAAAAGTAGTGCTGCATGTCAAAGGTCATTGCTATAGATACAAGTCAGAGGTTAGTGCTGCAGATACAGATCAGAGGTCAGAAgtcatatttattttcatataaaATGTCTCCACAGAACCATTTGCATCTTGGGCCAACGTTCTAGCGGTTATCGCAGGTTTCCTGGTTCTCCTGTTGCTTCTTGTGGTTTCTGGAGGTCTTTTATATTATTTTCGTCACTATTTCATGTCAGGTGAGTCCCTCGCACTGCTCTACCCATAATTTCGATGGTGATTTGACTGTGTTCACATGAGATCTTCATGGTCTCTGTGCTGATGTGTGTGAGACATGGCCGACTGTGGAGGCTCAGTCTATCTGTTCTTCTGCTCTTCATCCAACATGTCTGTAGCACTTTACAGGCCGCTGCAGACTAGTTACCAAAGAACGAGTCAGGAACAcatcaggaacaaactgagacaCAATCTGACTGAGACTAGAAGACAAGGCGGGGACAGGGAGGTCATGTGAccatcacagctgctgctcacatcATCATGATGTCCTTTGTTGTCTCAGGTTACCAAAAAGTGGTGGACTCAGGGGTGGAGTTTGTCCAGCTACCGTGCAAAAGAGTTAACTTATTGAAAGATGCAAAAGTTGAGTGGGAGGACAGAGACAAAAGGAAGGTCTATGTGTATCAGAATGACtctgaccagcttggagcacaGGACGAgttttacagagaccgaacgaagatgaagAGAAACTTACTGGATCCTGGAGACTTCAGTCTGACTCTGAACAATCCCACAGAGGGAGACACaaacacctacacctgcaccgtctacagcaaGGAGGGAAACATGCTGAggaagaaacaagtggagctgaaagtGAGAGGTCAGTGTTGTGTAAGTTACAGGTTAGAACGTACTTTCATATGACATTAGTGATCCTTCAGTCTGAGCTGTTTGCATAACTGTAAGTCAGCAAAGGTAGAGCTTAGTGATCAGCATCAGATTATTGTAAAAATCGCAAAATATATCAGCaggtagtctaaggagcttggaaagaaaagcgtctggacttctttaagttgcttgaagacgtttcacctctcatccgagaagcaaGTTAAAgcagtccagacgcttttctttccaagctccttagactacgatgacctggatgactgagaaccttcacagacatatcagCAGATTATTGCATTAAatgtaaaatgcagttttaattaATGTTTATATAATCTgctcttctttgtttgtttatcttgTTGCATGCTCAaccatccaggtaagtaaatctcaaaaagttgattctgttcatctggacgcagcgttttcagtgggagaaacgtgacttcagtctcagctgactgcaggttttcccaatcttataaacagtgcatttgcacaatgactgaaactagcccagtgaaggaacaatgggctgggaggtcagttccttcatcattaatatgcaaatattCATGATAGAtgattagagctgggcgatataagattttttcatatcatgatatgtttttttcatttcaggcgataacgatatatatcacgatataagccaaataactatatttgtataaatgtttgtttaaatgtgatgttgctcacaagtaaaatgtgaaataatctgcagcatgttttgatttaaatatttatttcccataataagttcaacaggttagatgtacttaaggaacatgagactttagtttcagataaataaaggcaaatattgcaaactacacaaaaggcagccgctaaagtgTTTacgtttcaaaatagaacaaacaaaacagactactaaacaaaatattaattctaaaaataaatcttagtttgttttacagaagaacacacaaaattgactaacttttgtaaTATctaataaactgagaactaaaaggaaattctcaatctctcctcgttgtatagcttagcttttcaaacagttttaacagtgactttagtctgacaaaagccgaatgacgaattagcgctttcagtcagagattgagcatgcaccgctttattgtatttgcagacttgctttcggcacaatttacagtgcgcgctactctgttttttgtcagacttgaaatagccgaaatacttCTATTTCGTCAATCTCTctggcattggaaccatcatctgttttctttttggtaACTTTTGGTCACGCTGTCggttcccaaacaaatacacatgtgcgccttggcacttgtgctgcacgtaacaagtcatgtgacgtgacgctgcagctgtgattggttcggctctgctctacttaatttggattggctgttctttttcttctttttttttaagaggacaagggagatgaggcctatcgcaatagtttaatttttctatcgagaaaaagttatttcgcaatacatatcttTACctttctatcgcccagctctacagTTGATCAACAACCATGAGTagcattcacagagagttggggaatggctgcaatcattCAGTTGTGCTCTGTTTCAGTCCTAGTATGTGAAGAGACAAACAACTTTCATTCCTTGAATTTTGAACATGAAAATCATTGCTTCACTGGTTGTGTCAATCCAGGTTAGGGCAACAGGTGACTGAATGAAAGAAGCTAGACACAGTCACAGGACTACAGCACCCTCTATAATTTAGTGAGGTCTGCTGATCAAACCTTTTGTTTTCCTCCTGAGTGGATTGCCATGGTAACTGATGGTTCAGACATCATCTGGTCTGCAACaggttatgttcagagtttCAGGGTCAATTTACCTGCAACTGCTGATGAAGAAAAagtctcagtgtgtttgtgtttggtcctAATCTGCTGCCAAGTCTGTTTGACACTGCTGGATTTCCAGCTGATAGATGACAGATTAGAAGCTGATCAGTCTATTGATCACACAATATTCAATCAATAGAATTGATTTGACTTTGATTTGTGTAACAAAGTGATTTCCACGTCTCCTTCATGATGTGTCAGAGCTGAATGCACTTGTAGagtatcatgtttttatggcTCACATTTAAAGTGTTCCAGCTCTAATGTACAGCTGTCATATTAGAAATAGAAGCAGCTCTGATTTTAGTGCTCAAATAAATCTATGAAGTTATGAATTCACACATGAACAGTTTTCTGCAGCGTTCCTCTCGGCCTTATTTGCAGCTCCACTCTTGTTTTTGCTCTAATAATtatttctctccatgagctgtttctctgcctGAAGGAGGCGCCACTCCATCGCTTCATTTAGTGCAGAACAAGAGTCACATGATGTGTCAGACTCCCCCTTTAATGTAAATGAGCTCAGAGTTTAATTCTTGTTAATAAATAAAGCCTTAAATCACCATCCTGATAAATATGATCTCTAACTGGGGTTTCAGGTTTGTGGATTCACTTACACAAACAGAAGACTGGATATGCTAAACTTGACTCTGGATGTATTATAGTAACACCGAATTCTTAAATAAACAGTTCAAatcagcaaacaaaacaaaaacaaatcagctctGCTGTCTTGGACACCGAAGACAACACTGTCTCTGATCACCGGAGCAATGTGACATATTTCACTTCATCCAGTCATCTTGTGTTTTCCTGTTCTCTCAGTCCCTCAGGTGGAGGTGAATTCAGGAGAGAAGTCTGTCCAGCTAATCATGAAAACCAAAGTTTACCTG
The Oreochromis niloticus isolate F11D_XX unplaced genomic scaffold, O_niloticus_UMD_NMBU tig00000235_pilon, whole genome shotgun sequence genome window above contains:
- the LOC112844474 gene encoding uncharacterized protein LOC112844474 gives rise to the protein MNEDLLRTGDLSLTLKQPTERDSGGYIYTIHKDKDILRQKVVLHVKGYQKVVDSGVEFVQLPCKRVNLLKDAKVEWEDRDKRKVYVYQNDSDQLGAQDEFYRDRTKMKRNLLDPGDFSLTLNNPTEGDTNTYTCTVYSKEGNMLRKKQVELKVRVPQVEVNSGEKSVQLIMKTKVYLPDDAKVEWMDRNMLKVHVYQNGSDRYEEQDLHYRDRTQLKKDLLKTGDLSLTLKHPTDWDRGIYTCTFLVLVAGDQSARASTLATAWNIAPDILQMVGLQEDGPMSLFWAVPMRCPMDYGPIGVRFGGPLAQI